A genomic segment from Polyangium mundeleinium encodes:
- the treZ gene encoding malto-oligosyltrehalose trehalohydrolase, giving the protein MKNPTNHPPLGASFEGNDVVFRIWAPEHAHAEVVLFDADAVTERVRLPMAAEPGGVFRARVAASGPEASVLYKFGVGGAGPFPDPYSRSQPFGVHGPSEARRFSFSWTDQAFGGVRPEDLVLQEIHVGTATAEGTFEALIPHLAELRALGITALELMPLASFPGRWNWGYDGVCLYAPQVSYGGPLGLMRLVDAAHAHGLAVIIDAVYNHLGPDGNYLRAYTRRYFTDRHETPWGEGLNVDGEDARPVREFLARNAEMWIRDYHADGLRLDATHEIRDDSDPHILREIAERARHAGGGKRIVVIAEDERNDERLVRSVDEGGLGLDAVWADDFHHQMRRAFAGDKDGYFQDFSGSVADLARTLNEGWSYSGQTSPRTGKPRGTSARSIAPTRLVHCIQNHDQIGNRAFGDRLAESVSPAAFRAMSALLLLSPYVPLLFMGQEWNAKTRFQYFTDHKEELGRLVTEGRRKEFSAFASFQGVEIPDPQAASTFLASKLSYDERDAPAHAGVRELYRELLHLRAKHPALRARERGTFEARAVGEDALVLRRWRGGEEVSVWMNVRGKLREKLAKGGAYQLVLATEENRFGGAGGEAVRQGLAEGELRLDGPAAVVLASRASA; this is encoded by the coding sequence ATGAAGAACCCGACGAATCACCCTCCGCTCGGCGCGTCGTTCGAGGGGAACGACGTCGTTTTCCGCATTTGGGCGCCCGAGCATGCGCACGCCGAGGTCGTCCTGTTCGACGCGGATGCCGTGACCGAGCGGGTACGCCTTCCCATGGCGGCCGAGCCCGGCGGGGTTTTTCGGGCGCGCGTGGCCGCCTCCGGGCCCGAGGCGTCCGTGCTCTACAAATTCGGCGTGGGCGGCGCGGGGCCATTTCCCGACCCGTATTCGCGCTCGCAGCCCTTCGGGGTGCACGGGCCCTCGGAGGCCAGGCGTTTCTCGTTCTCGTGGACGGACCAAGCGTTTGGCGGGGTGCGCCCCGAGGACCTCGTCCTTCAGGAGATCCACGTGGGCACGGCGACGGCCGAAGGCACGTTCGAGGCGCTGATCCCGCACCTCGCCGAGCTTCGTGCCCTCGGGATCACGGCCCTCGAGCTGATGCCCCTCGCGAGCTTCCCGGGGCGCTGGAACTGGGGCTACGACGGGGTGTGTCTTTACGCGCCGCAGGTCTCCTACGGAGGGCCGCTCGGGCTCATGCGCCTCGTCGACGCGGCGCACGCGCACGGGCTCGCCGTGATCATCGACGCCGTTTACAACCACCTCGGGCCCGACGGCAATTACCTCCGCGCCTACACGCGGCGTTATTTCACGGATCGGCACGAGACGCCGTGGGGCGAGGGGCTCAACGTCGACGGCGAGGACGCGCGGCCCGTCCGCGAGTTTCTCGCGCGCAACGCCGAGATGTGGATCCGCGACTATCACGCCGACGGGCTCCGGCTGGACGCGACCCACGAGATTCGCGACGACAGCGACCCGCACATCCTGCGCGAGATCGCCGAGCGTGCCCGCCACGCGGGCGGGGGAAAACGAATCGTGGTCATCGCCGAGGACGAGCGCAACGACGAGCGCCTCGTCCGGTCCGTGGACGAAGGCGGGCTCGGGCTCGATGCCGTATGGGCCGACGATTTCCACCACCAGATGCGCCGCGCGTTCGCCGGGGACAAGGACGGTTATTTTCAAGATTTTTCGGGGAGCGTTGCGGACCTCGCCCGGACCCTGAACGAGGGCTGGTCCTACAGCGGACAAACGTCGCCGCGGACGGGCAAACCCCGGGGGACGTCCGCGCGATCGATCGCGCCGACACGGCTCGTCCATTGCATCCAGAATCACGATCAGATCGGCAACCGCGCGTTCGGCGACCGCCTGGCGGAGAGCGTGAGCCCCGCGGCCTTCCGGGCGATGAGCGCGCTTCTCTTGCTCTCGCCGTACGTGCCCCTGCTCTTCATGGGGCAGGAGTGGAACGCGAAGACGCGGTTTCAATACTTCACGGATCACAAGGAGGAGCTCGGCCGCCTCGTCACGGAGGGACGTCGGAAGGAGTTTTCCGCCTTCGCGTCGTTCCAGGGCGTCGAGATCCCCGATCCACAGGCGGCGTCGACGTTCCTCGCCTCGAAGCTCTCGTACGACGAGCGGGACGCACCTGCGCACGCCGGCGTGCGTGAGCTTTACCGCGAGCTCCTGCACTTGCGCGCCAAGCACCCGGCCTTGCGCGCGCGGGAGCGGGGCACGTTCGAGGCCCGCGCCGTGGGCGAGGACGCGCTCGTGCTCCGGCGGTGGCGTGGCGGGGAGGAGGTCTCGGTCTGGATGAACGTGCGCGGGAAGCTGCGGGAGAAGCTCGCGAAAGGGGGGGCCTACCAGCTCGTCCTCGCGACCGAGGAGAACCGCTTCGGCGGCGCGGGGGGCGAGGCCGTGCGGCAAGGCCTCGCCGAGGGCGAGCTCCGGCTCGACGGGCCGGCCGCGGTGGTGCTAGCGTCGCGCGCGTCCGCGTGA
- a CDS encoding type II toxin-antitoxin system VapC family toxin yields MNVRLVLDSSVLVAAMKEADPGHADAVDFLERLRAAHAAGRAEVFAPPELWFEVRAAAQKLGRFGGPSAWPGMAELFAALAVELVPITSVEEIDVLFERLQRHLRDRAPFSNATDLVYLWVAFQRSAALVTFDAGLIKYHGMVCDVLRPFHVRLD; encoded by the coding sequence GTGAACGTCCGCCTGGTCCTCGATAGCTCGGTGCTCGTCGCCGCAATGAAAGAAGCCGACCCCGGCCATGCGGACGCGGTCGATTTCCTCGAGCGCCTGCGCGCCGCCCACGCGGCCGGCCGGGCCGAGGTCTTCGCGCCCCCGGAGCTCTGGTTCGAGGTGCGCGCCGCAGCGCAGAAGCTCGGGCGTTTCGGGGGCCCTTCCGCGTGGCCGGGCATGGCCGAGCTCTTCGCCGCGCTTGCCGTCGAGCTCGTGCCGATCACGAGCGTCGAGGAGATCGACGTGTTGTTCGAGCGCCTTCAGCGTCATCTGCGGGATCGCGCGCCGTTCTCGAATGCGACGGATCTCGTGTACCTGTGGGTCGCGTTTCAGCGGAGCGCGGCGCTCGTGACGTTCGACGCCGGCCTGATCAAGTATCACGGAATGGTCTGCGACGTCCTGCGGCCGTTCCACGTTCGCCTGGATTGA